The region ATTTGGTGTAGATTAGCTTTTAAAGCGAACTACAAATACCTGCTCGTCTGCTCCACTGGATTCGCTGAATTCATTAACATTAATTAGCCATTGTGTAGATATTTGTTTGGTATTTGCTTCTTTTGTTCTGCGACAAGACATGTTTCGTTCTGAGATGGATTTCCCATATACAAAGGTCTTACGGATCCGCATTTGCATACAGCGAGCACCGCAAAGTTGACAAACATCCATTAGTGGTAGGGGATTTTGGATGGATTTTGTATCGAAGATTATTGGCGAATCTATCATTTCAAACACGGGCCGTTGAATGCTTTTTGCCGGTTTTTTCAATAACACATTATTGCCATTGAAATTACTTCCGATTTTATACCCCATTACATTACGCGGAAACTTATTAAACGttaaacattttcaaattaGCTATCAATCAATCGAATTAAGTAGTTTTGTGTAATCGGTGGTGAGCTCAtacgaataaaatattttaataaaataaagactTAAAAAGGGGTAATTAGCTATCAATTATCAATTTATTTATCGAAAAGGATGTAGCTTAAAGAAAATTTCCCCAACTTCAAAGTGCAGCGTGGGGCTCTATTGTTTGTCAAATAGAGCTGATTCAAAATTCCCACCTTCGTGACATGTGATGACGTTAGTCTATAAGCATTATCTCTGACTGCGTGTGGGTTATCTCAGGGCAAGGAAAATCCCATTAAAACCCAGCatgtttgtttaattaaaatttaaaaaaatatcaacaaGGTTTGATTCAGTTTTTTGGTTGATATTTCGATTGGGTTCTTGAGAGTCGAGCCATCTTAAATCTTGACCTGATTTCGGAGCCTTTCAAGATTATTTAACATAGGTCACCGAACCCAGAAACTTTAAGAATATAAAGCGTGTGGGTGAGCCAAAATGATGGAgaacttttttgtttgctaGCCAACTTCATGGCAACGCGAATTTTCAAAACtcgttaaaaaatatttaattacaaGAACAAGGTCTGATAACGTGAATTTTATTGACTCATCCTCGCCTACGGGCAGCCGCTGGGTTCGATCTGCGGAGATGCCTCAATGTTGCCATTGAAAGTTGCAAAACTAGTtcgataaaaaaatatatggagACTGCTGCCGACAGATTCAGCGGAAAGATTCAGTTTTCTCAGGTTCATGGGCGTACATTTGGAAGAGTAGCTTCTAGTTTAtccaatatattttataattaataactatttttagttaatttaatGGTAAACTCCTTGATTATACTCAGAAGTGTGAGTTACCTTATTTCTTGACTGACTTACTCTAAAGTTTAGTctaaaatatcaaaacattACCGAATGCTCTGAACAAAGCGATGACATGGTCTGTAAAGAATGTGTGACACAAATCCAGTTTCAGTTTCGTGACTGCTCTTTCAAATGAATATAGGCacattaaaatatagaattcgATGACAAAATACCTTGCTTTAGACTTTAATAATCTCTATAAATGGAATGATTAAATTGATCTTTCCCCCCGAGCAGATAAGCCTGTGACTGATGTGTGCCTAGGATGCATCTGCGAGGCCATCAGTGGATGCAATCAGACCCGGTATTGCGGTGGCGGCGTCTGTGGCCTGTTTCGCATCACATGGGCCTACTGGTCCGACGGAGGCAAGCTGACCTTGGGCAACGAGAGTCCCCAGTCGGAGGAGGGTAAGTCAGGCACATCCATATTTcagatttattgattttaatcGTACTCCATTCATCTTTCAGCTTATGCCAATTGTGTAAACGATCCATACtgcgcggcgaacacgatccaAAATTACATGACCAAGTTCGGCCAGGATTGCAATGGAGACAACAACGTCGACTGTTACGATTATGCCGCCATCCACAAACTGGGCGGATACGGATGCAAGGGCGAGCTGGGCTACCATTACCAAACTCAATTGACCAACTGCCTCAATCAGTTCCAACCCATTGACGTTCGCACTTCTGGTTAACAATCTTCTGGTTAACACAGCAGTGTAACCTCTAAATTTAatctaaaatttaataatttatggcAATGCAAGTGACTTTGAATAAGATTGCACAAACgagattgaaaataaaataatattatgagaatataatacataagaatactagcagtaccctgccacgtttcgctgtggcatattgttgttgcacgcataaaaaataagtcaaacaaaaaagaataattttcaaattaattaaattctgtaatacttgtgggtatacaatattctttgtttctcctccttaatcattcattattatttctgtattttagtacataggttgctcttcacttaagcaccttgtgatacacgacattttttgttttattatcaggcgcaaaaacaaacaacgcagatggtcttccgacccgtgaacatgccacgtataattgaccatgggaaaaacatgaatgttctagatttaaaccacaaacttttaaggattggccttgtgatttgttgattgtcatggcaaatgcaagacgtatcggaaattgaagtcttttaaattcaaacggcatatcggttgggatcatcgggatcctcggaatgagaacttcctcacctttgaattttcctatcattatcgtagcgtaaattacattgttcatcaatttactaaccaccaaacgcgtaccgttgcacagttttggttggtttatgtttcgaagcatgattactacggagccaacctttaggcgtaaattgtgcggtggtaagccaggcacgtccaaagagtttaaaaattcaattggatagttggtggcttcatcttcatttTGTTCACCAACAATCAGGATGGCAACTTCGTCTACTGTTGGAGCATTAAATGTGCGTTCGTGTGTTCCAGATGGTCGTTTATCTGCTTTGATGACAACTTTATAGTCATCATTTGGCATGCGCTCTAAAGCACTCTTAAACAACCTGACCAACGCATGATGTTCATGAAGCAGACACTGCAAGTCTTGAAGAATTGCTCGCTTCATTCCTGCATTGATCCCTAGGCGTCGATCAAGTTGTTCTTCCATGTTGCCCatgaaatatatttgtaaaaatttattcTGTGTATCTTCGAAAGGTAGTAATGATCCAATTCGATGGTGAATCTGTCCTTGcatctacaaaataaaaaccagatTCTTTAACTACATTCTATGtaagtacaaaaataaataccttaaatgTCGGATTAAAACCTCCTTCTTCGATAATGTCTgccccaaatgacgtcatttggaaacaactattgtattttcgagtatttgcaagaaagtggcgtgattcttgtGTTTCGCCGCAAAGCAATGAATACAATGGCTCTTGTGGCGGAGTCAACactggcaatttcactttaccattaacgcagcataatccaggcgtttctccggaaaactttaatgcaccacaatactcgcaaacaacgtccatttgcccaatgcaaacgctaggatgcaagctgtaatcattgctgcaatcgtatcgaaacgcagctcgattcaaatcagctaaatATCTGCGTCGCAAATTGAAATCTatttgagaagcacgaagtcgagccatactattgcggcgctgttcacgtgcaatttctcgttcttcttcagtcctttcatatgcaatattttgtattcttcttgcattacggctttgtcgggagAGATTCGAccgtcttggtcgcggcattattaattaaacttcacttcacttcaatccacttgttaattatttatttaatagaaatagttttaatattgatttcagcgcaacacaatctttttggttcgttgttaaatttgagagcctgactatgaatttgacttcgtttgtaactgacattttgacatttgacattttcttcttagctgtctgcctaaataaaaaagtatgggccagggaggaacgctgtcgaacgggacaaaaagtatcctatgtccttctcctggctctaagctacctccctaccaattttcactcaaatctgttcttccgttcttgatttataagtggtgtaacataaaacacgatgttcttttatatatatagatttcgGTAAATATTCAGTGTTTTATAAATTGATACTTTTTGTTCACATGAAggaattgtggagaatcgatctacaaatcgtttgaggtattccgctcaagaatcggatgattattggcaaagatatggccttctctgtgggtcatatggggcctCCTTgcatttttccacattttgaagagGATCCCTTAGAAAATATgacacaaaatctaaaaaaaattatcttctCAGATGTAGATttgtagagaatcgatctacaaatcgtttgaggtattccgtttaagaatcggatgattatttgCAAAGATATGGCATTCTCTGTGGGTCATTCGgggcctccatgcatttttccacGTTTTGAAGGGAATCCTTCGGAAAATCagacaaaaaaattatcttctcagattttgatgcagatttgtggagaatcgatctacaaatcgtttgaggtattccgtttaagaatcggatgattattggcaaagatatggccttctctatgggtcatatggggcctccatgcatttttctacattttgaaggggatcccacagaaatttttataaaaaatgtaaaaaaaaatatgttatgaaaaaaaattctccACTTTCGAGGAGTGTATTGAAAGATACGTAGAGGGGGATAACGAGTGAAaaaataagattaaaaacaGATTAACTATGTTATttagtttataaataaatgtcgGGAATCACACCAGGAACAAATGAATACTATGTTGATACTTttctaaagctctcgataattACTTTTGCTGGCTTGGTATTTCATAAAAGTCGGTTGCCATTATTCAGAACGTTTCAGTGAGTGAGCAATCGTGAATCGCATCGAATCGAAAGTGAATcggaataaaaatttgtttaacaaTGCATTTAGTACCAAAGCTTTTAGTTGTTTTGTTTGGCCTGGCCATTGGAATTCAAGCCGAGATGCGAAAACCTGTGACGGAGACTTGCCTCTATTGCATTTGCGAGGCATTGAATGGTTGCAATGCCACGGCTGTTTGTGTTAACGGGGCATGTGGCATCTTTCGGATTACCTGGGATCAGTGGGTGGACTGTGGTCGGTTGACAATTCCAGGGGACTCACCTTTATCGGACAATGGTGAGATACGCTCTTACTTCATAGACCAATCCAAccataaaacattttttttagcctTTACAAACTGTGCCAATGATCCTATTTGTGCCGCCGACACTCTACAGAGTTATATGGCCAAATTTGGACAGGATTGCAACAATGACGATAAGGAGGATTGCTACGATTATGGTGCTATACACTATATGGGTCCCTGGAACTGCAAAGAGGACAGACCTTTTTATTACGAAAGTACCTTTACCAGTTGTGTGAGAAAAGCTGTGGAGGAAGAACGTCAGAAATCCAATTGAGATGCATCTGGGAATAATTTTCATCTAGATTTTAGCCACTAACTTATAAGGAAGAGTCACTTTAATTTATGTGCGAATATGGCAATACTAATTACTAATAGAAGTGTTACTTTTGATTAATAAAAAGTGTCCGGTAGTAAACTGAGATCAGTTGAGCGGCTACTGTAGGACGGGTCATCGGTTTTCAATCGGTATTGCAGCTCCGCTAAAGATACTGACGATTGTTAGAAAATATATAGACATGACTAGCATTATATTATATAcgattatattatatagtataCATTTTAGCTTCGTAAATTTTAGCTGATCTGATAGCtatgtaaataataatatttgccCGTGCAAAATAGCTTGCAAAAACATTTATattgtagcatactttttgatAAAAAGAAAGTAATGTGATTACCTTGAAAAGATTTAACATAATAAGAACAAGTTTTtgcatataataaataatagtttATTAAACTTATTAAGTCTGGTTCgtagtgtttttaaaatatttgttttgtttattcgatattttgttttatgttaGACAGAAATCGAGAATATTAAGTGTAAATGCGCCCTAAAAACCGGTATTTCCCGCTAGATTGGCGTATTTACCAGGTTAGTACTCACTCCCTGGGGCTAGTAGGTTTCATTCGCATTTCAGGTGCTGAAGCGATACAATCAAGGCAATTAATATGAGAGTTTATTTCAGGTGTATTCTGTTTTTAGTGCTGACCCTATCGCCCACTTTAGTACGGTGTCAAGGTTGGTAATTAAATTCCTTGAAAACtgtaatacattttttcataCATTAGGTCACGTCTTGGATAAACCCGTAACGGAGTTGTGTCTGAACTGTATTTGTGAGGCCATTAGTGGCTGCAATGCCACGGCTGTTTGCACAAATCCCGAAAAGGGCGCCTGCGGCATTTTCCGCATAACAAATGCCTATTGGGTGGATGCCGGCAAACTGACAATAAATGGGGAAAATCCCGATGCCGAGAAGGCCTTCGTCAACTGCGCCAACGATCCTCATTGTGCTGCTGATTTGGTGCAAAATTATATGAAGAAGTTCAATCAGGATTGCAATGATGACGGAGAGATGGACTGCTACGATTACGCCAGGATACACAAGCTGGGCGCATATGGCTGCCATGGGGACTTGCCTTACAAGTATCAGAGCATTTTCGAGGAGTGTATTGAAAGATACGAAGAGGCGGGTAACGAGTGAAaaaataagattaaaaacataatatgttatttagtttataaataaaagtcgGGAATAACCCCAGGAAGAAATGAATACTATGTTGATACTTTTCTAAAGCACTCGATAATTACTTTTGACGGCTTGGTATTTCATAAAAGTCGGTTGCCATTGTTCAGAACGTTTCAGTGAGTGAGCAATCTCGAATCGCATCGAATCggaagtaaataaaaatctgtGAGCTTAACAATGCATTTAGTAGCAAAGCTTCTAGTTGTTTTGTTTGGCCTGGCCATTGGAATTCAAGCCAAGATACGAAGACCGGTGACAGAGTCTTGCCTCTATTGCATTTGCGAGGCATTGAATGGTTGCAATGCCACGGCTGTTTGTGTCAACGGGGCATGTGGCATCTTTCGGATTAACTGGAATCGGTGGGTGGACAGTGGCCGGTTGACAATTCCAGGGGACTCACCTTTATCGTACCATGGTAAGACAAGCTCGTACTTCCTTGACCAATCCAAtcttaaaacatatttttttagccTTTACAAACTGTGCCAATGATCCTATTTGTGCCGCCGAAACTGTGCAGAGCTATATGGCCAAGTTTGGACAGGATTGCAACGATGATGATAAGGAG is a window of Drosophila bipectinata strain 14024-0381.07 chromosome 2R, DbipHiC1v2, whole genome shotgun sequence DNA encoding:
- the LOC108133230 gene encoding invertebrate-type lysozyme 3 → MAANKLCCTLAIGALLCLGFAALIQAQDKPVTDVCLGCICEAISGCNQTRYCGGGVCGLFRITWAYWSDGGKLTLGNESPQSEEAYANCVNDPYCAANTIQNYMTKFGQDCNGDNNVDCYDYAAIHKLGGYGCKGELGYHYQTQLTNCLNQFQPIDVRTSG
- the LOC108132910 gene encoding lysozyme-like produces the protein MHLVPKLLVVLFGLAIGIQAEMRKPVTETCLYCICEALNGCNATAVCVNGACGIFRITWDQWVDCGRLTIPGDSPLSDNAFTNCANDPICAADTLQSYMAKFGQDCNNDDKEDCYDYGAIHYMGPWNCKEDRPFYYESTFTSCVRKAVEEERQKSN
- the LOC108132902 gene encoding lysozyme — protein: MRVYFRCILFLVLTLSPTLVRCQGHVLDKPVTELCLNCICEAISGCNATAVCTNPEKGACGIFRITNAYWVDAGKLTINGENPDAEKAFVNCANDPHCAADLVQNYMKKFNQDCNDDGEMDCYDYARIHKLGAYGCHGDLPYKYQSIFEECIERYEEAGNE
- the LOC108133200 gene encoding lysozyme translates to MHLVAKLLVVLFGLAIGIQAKIRRPVTESCLYCICEALNGCNATAVCVNGACGIFRINWNRWVDSGRLTIPGDSPLSYHAFTNCANDPICAAETVQSYMAKFGQDCNDDDKEDCYDYGAIHYKGPRNCQEDLPYFYDRTFTCCVRKAVQLEEERQKFLSRF